The genomic DNA AACTGAATGGCCACCCCTACATCTAATACTCTTCGTCTAGTCTACATATAGGGTGAGATAGAGATACCAGATTTTCCAACATAGGGCGATCTCTCGAGAAGGTTCGCATCTCATATTGTTCTACTCCAAACCTCTTGCCCTGTTCCCGTCCTTCCTGGTTTATCGATCTAATCCCAACCTACAAGAAATTTTGGTTCTCCTAAGGAGATTATCTTTCCCAAGAGATTGTGATGTATATACAACAGAGAAATCGGACAAACCTGTAAAAGCCGCCGGACATAGCCACCTTCCATGATACGAGCAAAAGAAGATGCATGAGAGTACTTATTTCCTTCGAAACAGTCATAGATATCAGGATGTGCATCAAGATGAAGAATGTCCACAGGCCATCCAAGCTTCTCAGAAACCGCTCTCACAACAGGATAAGAAATGGAATGATCTCCACCTAAGACCAGCGGACGCAATGGTTCCTGacacagaaaataaaatatcagtTACTTGGACTTTTAGCGTCATTCCCCTTAAAACCAGTGTGTCAATCAAATGTGACCAAACAGAAAAACTTCAGCTCCTAAATAACACCAAGGTGATCCAAATAAGTATAACAAAAGACTAATACAACACTGAGACGTGTTGACCTCAAACACTAAGATCTCAAAAAGAACTTCTCGACGAATTTGAAGattcaaaacatataaaaccGATTTACTGAAATAGGTAAGGTGGCATAACACTAGAGCTAATGGTCAAATAGCTTTACCTCTTCCATCACCAACTTCACAGATTCACTTATTACATTCATCAGTCTATCATCATCGACCCCACAATCTCTAATCTCTTGTACTGGAACATCTCCAACATCAGTTAGAACCCGTGGATCCTTCAAGTCCTTCCCTGCAATATATTCCACACAACAACATCAATCAATTTATAAACCACGAATAGCCTAAGTTGGATGATCTAGTAACAACAGAAACCTAACCATTTCACTCTTATAAACCATCAAATACGAGAAACAACTCCACATCCAGAACCAGATTTTGTTGCTATACAAAAGATGAAACTTTTTAAGTTCCTAATGGAAACCCATGTCAATACCTTCTTCAGTTGCAGAGTTTGTGCTACCACACCAAATAGCTTCTCTAATACGAGGAGGAGCAAAGGCAGGACCTTGAAGGAAAGAAGAGTTGTGACCAAGTGGTACTCCAAGAAGTGATGTTGCAGCTTTAGCTCCTCCTAAAAGACGCACTAACTCTCcctacacaacacaacacaatcaATCATCAAACAACAGACAAGACGCAATAAACATTGAAAAAGATTAAacctttacaaaaaaaaagtgtatactTTGAGCCTAGCCCTTTCACGAATGAGAGTTAACGAAGCATCAATGACACGATTTTGCCCTTTCTCGATCGAAGAAGCAGACACGGTCGTGAACGATGCAGAATTGAGCCTGTGGAAGTGGTGAATCCCTCTTTTCCCAATAATCCTCGACATATCTGAAATTGGATCTAAACTCACAGATCAAAGTCTGGGCAACACAAGATTCTCTGAGAAACCTATGTTGCGCCGCTCGGAATTTTTCTCGGTGGAGCTACTACGAAAACGAATCAGTATAAAAATTACGTTacataatatacaaaaattacGTTACATAAATTACTCGTTTATACATAATATCTAATATCTAATTACGTATTCTCTagctagttttatttttaataatattttatcaattaataataGGCTGTAAATCATTAATGAACCATAGAATTTTGAGCTTTGATTTCTCCTCTTCctcgcctctctctctttctcacccCTTTTCCCTTGTATGTTCAATTCCGCGAGATTTCAAATCGGGAATGTCCACATCTCCATCCTTCCATGGCTTGACATATGATTACTATAAAACTAACACTtgtccaaaaaaacttttttttttccttaaatccaaaaaaacttatttaccaaaattttaactaaactaccaataacatatttaatcaaatacatataactcacactttaaatataaaactaaaaaatattttttcaattaatccacaaataagatatttaatcatacactttaaaattaaactttcttatataataaagttagATACCTCCTAAAACTTTCTTCCACAACTACTGTAAAACTGACACTTGTCCAAAATacttattcaacaaaaaattaactaaattaccaataaaacatatttaatcaaataaatataactcacactttaaatgtaaaactaaaaatatatattttcaattaatccaATTTTAAGACatttaatcataaattttaaaatttaactttaatataaacataaaagaaaaatcaattaaaccataagtaaaacacattttatcttatacatttaactcacaatttaatataatactgaaaaaaaaacatttccaattaaaccacaaataaaacacattcaatcatttaaatttaactcaCCCTTAAATATAAAGCTAAAAAGGTTcaatcaaaacaataaataaaacacatttcatcatatacatttaactcacactttaatattacaactgaaataaaataaaaaatatttccaattaaaccataaataaaacacattttgtcATATGAAACTAAAAAACTATTTCTAATgaaaccacaaataaaatacattcaatcatataaatttaattaactcacactttaatataaaattgataaaattatttccaattaaaccatacataaaacacttttaataatataaatttaactcacactttaatataaatcgaaaaaaaatcaatcaaaacataaataaaacacatttaatcatatacatttaactcacacttaatattaaaactgaaataaaataaatttgcattaactttatttctccacttaattttatttaacacacaataaattagaattaactCCCATACTTTTTAGTTTCTAAACTGTAACTCTCATTACTTTtcatcctataaatactcatttttcattctctttcacttcatcttagatattatacatttttttgtgatttttgttggttggttggttgattattgttgtatgtgttaaaaaaacaaattaaatattattttaaaagtttgattataGATTGAAGtcaaactttaatataaaactaaaaaaatatttccaattaaagcataaataaaacatattttgtcattgaacaaatttttttttcaaataaaacacatttaatctAACTCATgacttaatatagaaaaaattcTCCAATTAAATCACAAATAAAACACTTTAATCATAGAAgtttaactcacactttaatataaagcacaaaaaaatatatatatatattcaattaaaccataaataaaacacatttcatcatatacatttaactcacactttaatataaaaactgaaataaaataaatttacattaaCTATATTTCTCTATTCAACTTTATTCAACAcataataaattacaattaactcccatactttttgtttctaaattgtAACTCCCGTGACTTCCCATCCTATGAATACttattttctcattctctttcactctttcttaaatattatacattttttgtgttttttgttggttggttgttattgttgtatgtgtttggacaaaaataatcgattcgtttagagactacgaaaacaagaaatagatgttgaatagtcgtttttattgatcaaagtattgagctcaaatacaagagttTAAAGCACAACGAGTCAATTTAGGAACCATAGCAATGCTTTGGAATTGAGTCGTGTGGCTGTGTTTTAGGTCTCTTGTTTTGGCTTCAATCTCCCCCGTTATTGTGCCGATATCGCTCCCTATTTATATAGAAGTCTCTTTACCGTAATCCTCATGGGATTTTGGGTTTGAGTAACCGCCTCTTCATGAGATAAGGTCGTTCCCAATATTCTCTCCACGAGATTgagtcaaatattttcttgataatgttGTAGCAAATCAGAGTCGGTCCCAAAGTCCAGTTATGGCCCGTATTGACTCGTTGTTTGTCGCTATGGCCCGAATTAGCTCGTTAATTGTTGTGTCGGCCTGTATCAGCTCGATGTTTGCCGTTACGGTCCATATTGGCTTGATGATTGTCGTTATGGTCTGTATTGGCTTGATTCGTACCGTTATAGCCGGTATTGACTCAATGTTTACCGTTACGGCCGGCATTGACTCAATGTTCTAGAGAATGGAtaattctctattttttatagaatatatcataaatataatagaatttatctattataatttatatgattaaaattatgcccaacaGTTTGTCCTCCactctctattttcttaataaGAATTTATAGAGTAGTATAGACAAATGGTATCATtttaataaaccataaatataaaagctaaatatttgtataagtCATGACATACCTATAGCTGTAGCTGTTATCTCGCACTTGATTAATTCGTTGCTTTCCATTAACGATGTTGTGATCCATATCGtgattttgtagttttgtagTTTTGGGACGATGTTTATCCCATGGCAAGACCTGTGACAATGCTTGTCATCACCGGTTTATTAAATTGACTGCGCATTAGCTTTATATTGACAATTTTGTCATAGCCAATTTAATGAATTGGCTATAGCATTTGATTtatattgacaatttttttcatGGCCAATTAGATGAATTGGTTCCACATGGACTCAACAATGACAATTTGTCATAGCAAATTTAGTGAATTGTCTTCACATCGGCTCTAAAATGATATAGTTGTCATAAACAGGTTACTTGAATTGGCAAATGGGATACACATTGGTTCCACATTGGCTCCAATTTGTCGGTTTAGCCTTAGCCAATTATCACATTGGCCAAAATTACTTGAATTGGCTACAACTTGACTTCACATTGTCTCCAATTCTTTGAATCGGATACACGGTTGACTCAGTGTTGGTTTAAGTCGACATTTGGCCTTATCCACTTTATTGAATTGGCCGCACTTTGGCCCCGGATTGGCTCTAAAACGCCAATGTGGTCTTagccaatttcttgaattggctacacattgaCTCTGCATTGAGTCTAAAACGACAAAGCAGCcataaccaatttcttgaattggtttTACATTGACTCTGCATTGGTACTAAAACGATAAAGTCTCCATAACCAATTTCCTGAATTAGCTTTACATTGTTTCCGCATTGGTTCGGAAATGACAGTGCAGCcataaccaatttcttgaattggctagACATTGATGCATCGACTATAAATAGGCAATGTGGTTCCTAACcgatttcttgaattggctacacaCTTACTCTACATTGGTTTTCAATAGACAATGTGGTTCCTAACCATGCATTGGCTTTAAATAGACAATGTGGTTcctaaccaatttcttgaattggctacacattgaCTCTATATTGGTTTTCAATAGACAATGTGGTTCATAACCATGCATTGGCTTTAAATAGACAATGTGGTTcctaaccaatttcttgaattggcttcACATTGACGAGTTTTTCACAGCCAAATTATTGATTCCATGCTCGTGACATGATTCAGGTTCGTGACCCATTTCTCGTGTCATTCTAATGAGTTCCACTTTCGAGCGTTTCACATCGAATTTATTGTTAGCAAGTGTTTTGCTGTCAAGTTCATATATCTTTTACCCAACCACCAGATggatataaaatttgttaaactACCTTAGCGACGTCTCGCTAGTAGGCAAGTGTAGCGAGTGTTTCCCTTTTAGGTGATTACCCAATTTTTGTAGTGAGCCTATCGTTCACGAATTCGTGTATCAATGGCTACACTACTATATGAACAACTTCAGGACCATGTCATACGTTGTAAGTCATGTTTATTTTGTATCGTGACAAGCTTCACATCAAATGACATGATTTTTCTGTCTTGCAACAAGATTTATAGCCCATGTTCATGACATGAGTTCTAAGTTTCAGTAGAGAACGTTTTGAAGATCTGTGCATCAAGTGTCTCACCATAAGATTCTTGTTAACGAGTGTTTCGTTGTCAAATTTTGCATCCAGTGATTCGTCACATAAATTTCGCCAGCGCCTGCTTCCTCAATGGTTAGCAGTGACTATCATATTGAAAAATGCTTCCTCAATGGGTAAGCATCCATAAACTTTTCAAGTTTCTCGATTCATTAGCGTTGGTTACCCAAGGGTAAGCATTTTTCTACTAATTTTGTCATCAGCACATGGCTACCAAGTTGACGAAGTATACTCTCATAATGGGTAATGAGTTACTAAaaacttagttattttatatcaaaaatctATCAATgttaaaaagaagtaaaaatataactaaaaacgAAAATGAATAATAACTTATAAAACCTTTCAATAACCTTATATCACCATGCAGTAAAAATCGAGTCATTTTGACGATTTGCGCTCCTCAATTTCAGTTTTGCTTTAAGTTTGGTAAGATTCCTCACCATTACTTATGACGCTAGTGTATTCGCTTCGATGTCTTTGGTAAAGTTTGTCATCACGTGTTGATCTTTCGTTTCTCACTGTGCGAGAGTCAAAATGTGACGAATGTTGATGTCAATACGGTGtatttttttcccattttatttGTGCCCATGCCCGCGAGAGCACATCTTCCATGGTTCTGCACTGATACTTGGTAAGTTCTTTGTACAAGTCACCATCATGAAGTAAACCTCTCTTGAATGCCAATATGGCAGTAGACATGTTGCAACTTGGTATCGACACCTTCTCCTTGTTGAATCATCCCACGTAGGCACGTAACAGCTCATCTCTCTTCTGTTATACCTCATAAAGGTCATCCGCTGTTTTTTCGAGGTTCATGCTGCTTGCGAATTGTTCAACAAAAAGATCCATCAATGATGCAAACAAATTTATTGAGCCGTTTGGCAAGTTGATAAACCACTGAAGTGCAGCCCCCGTAAGGCTTGAGCCAAATCCTTTGCACATGGTAGCTTCTTGATATTCTCTTTGCACATGgctaagacaaaataaaatggGGGTTTGTTGTGGGTTTTCCTTCGAACCAAAATAGAaagcaaataagaaataaaGCAATGTAAATAGCAATAGACGAAGTGTTGGGCAATAGGGAATTCTCAGGGTATCATAGATCAAATCATACTAATAAACTAAACAGGGAGTTTTCGATTATTAACGTTCAAGAACTCAAATTTGGACTAAGCAACTGGCCTATTCCCATAGAACCTAATCACTATGTCTAGACAACCTAGATTACTCTATTTCCGCAGGTAAATAGGAGCTAAACACACATAAATAATCCaagtttgataagttcacaaacaAAACTCCATAACTCAACTTTCGGTTGGTTATGACGCTTTGCTCATCTAAATTActttaggctatttaaatctaTCCTAAAAGCAGTAGCTAGGGCGTCAATCACGCAGTAAGCATCAAAGATATATTTAGATGGAGAACAATAAACGAACAAACCCAAATCTAATCACTCTAGTCAACAATTCATGAATCCCCTTTTGAAAACCCTTAAACCCAACAAGATAACTACTCAGACATACTCATGCAAATCAAAGCTATATGAATAAGATATTGCATAAAAGATTAAGAGTATGAGAAAAGGGTTGAGAGATCTTCTCTAGAATACAAAGtagatgattcttcttcctcaaatAAGTAGGGAATAGAAACGAAAGAATGTAGAAAGAGTAGTGGTAACTctataatttacatgtttttagcatccttttgtgtccatattttgcattgttcatacctctaactcaGCATTTTTAGGACATTAACTGTAGGatttcacttttaggccatttagggtgttgcattcttgcatttgcatgttttggatgaaaacaggtgctaaagagcctaaaatggggaaaaacaaggacaaacccgagcatgtacccgaaggagccatcgagctggaagaacaagtccgaaccctaacacgatcgaggaggatccaagagccggaagaacaacccgaagatctacccgaggagtaaaccgacttcaccctcgtgtaccccatcgagtagaccatcaggcaggtctgggaagctatgtcaaaggggtttccatatataaaaccctcctctccttcctcgcaaacgagcacgccgcagaccctcaaaccagagagcaagagcttctgtgagagaactgagcgactcaaacacttttccctttcgttttagattttattctataaatttttatcatttctttagatttctatcttgtattctttctactctactctaccgtttattataatgcaattttcgttcttagttgttgttatgtttcttgttattatgtctgagtagtgtagtaaagtttctagagatgggatagatgattttgtgttcttgatcggttaggatgtcttagttgattgtatttgtttattagatttccttctagattggtgttcttaatgctgtcaacagaccgagaggttgagattagatctagggcgttttaccaccaagaggtgtagatgagatgcttgaatcaaccaatgctagaggtttactcacttagcctaagagattagatgagtaaggggtttactgacaataatgaatcgaatcttaatgcctgcttggtcatgtttctccaacgagagttgggtaggggtgtgatcaaggttgattgtttctagtgcgagagtgttttaacaaggttttagagattcattgtctaggaaatatttgcttgaggcatgtaagacatttGTATCGGTtaggaatacttaggattcgattaccccatccttagaagctttcgtattttaactGTTTGCATTTTCATACcttactcgatcccttacccagtcaggtacacgataatctgcatcgagtaacccctcgagctgttcataccatctttgcatactcgatcatcccacccgatcatgtactcaAATGCTTGCAtcaagtgcttaggtcgtgtggttccttattttattactttaggattgttagatcaaaacccttaattgcttggcttgacttgcattgttctgattgcatccttcctgctagcataaacaaccatttcgattgataaccctttgtactacaactgcatagggaattgataccctgggtgaaacctgtttatcaatttggcgtcgttgccatttggttgtgtttattttgctacgtttaggatttcagcacttgctagttcaagttcttttgtttatattggttcggaatctgacttgtttgcattcgttcttgtttgttttgaatctcaggtacaacccgagcacccacccaacccgtcactcgatcacctggatcaatttgaccctcgtgtacacactcggacacctacctgtgcatgcaaacacgatccagaggtagccagaacctgagttctttcatcgacaacatcgacagaccaaggctactcagacaacaacaagttcaaccagaaccaacaatcattgaggagacgatgaacAATCAAAACGGTcgaccagctcctcaagcaaggatcaacataggagcaggagatgctccatctactcatactcaaaggaatggtattgtgccacctgctgtccataaaaccaattttgagatcaagagtagtctcatccagatgatacagagtaacaagtttcatggattgccaatggaggacccgttggatcatctggatgaatttgataggctatatagcctcaccaagataaatggagtcagtgaggatggattcaaactccggcttttcccattctctttgggagacaaagcacacatctgggagaaatcactccccaaggagtccatcaccacttgggaagtgttcaagaaggcattcctggccaaattcttctctaactccagaaccgcaaggctgagaaatgacacttccggctttgttcagaagaacaatgagatgttcagtgaagcttgggaacgttttaagggatacactacccgatgtccacatcatggcttcaacaatgcttcattgctgagtacaTTACAGAGGAGTAGTCCCCAAGATACGAAttttgctggacaccgcaagtaatggtaacttcctcaacaaggatgttgatgaaggttgagacctagtggagaacttggctcaatctgatgggaattacaatgaggaatatgatcgcacagtgcgatctacaggagagaaAGATGCCaggtacaagagggacatgaaagccctcaatgacaagcttgataAACTACTCAGCCaacagcagcatgttcatgccaTATCTGatgtttttacaacaagatggggagactgtgCAAATAGAGGATGtcaactacatcaacaaccaggGAGGTTttaacaaagggtacaacaactacaagccaaaCCCGAATCTGTCTTACTGaaacccgaatgttgccaatcctcatgaccaaacttacccatctgcagttcaagggaactaggtccagcaaaagccttttgttcagtacaatcaaggctatgcacCTAAGCAGCAATACTCTGGAAACTACAAcccaccacctggattccaacaacaacaagtcccgcagaaccaatcacaggaagctgagttacgcggcctacttcagcaaatgattcagaatcaggcttcaACATCTATGGACATTGCAAAACGGTttgcagagatgagcaacaagatcgactaaggatacaatgatttgaatgccaagtacgaatcactaAATACTAAGGTTAgatacctggaaggccaccacaacaaccaaccagctccCAGGTAAAACTGTTCAGAACCCTAAGGATTATGCCACagcccaagccatcttccttgatgatgactatgaggattacctcactgaggacagtgatgctCAAGATGGGGAGTATACAGATCACTATGGAATAAACGAGGCCAAGTattacatatccgagtatgaacccgagccttcacccgaggagactgatcgagttgatgatcgagcaatGGTTCAAGAATCACAAATCGAAGAACCACCCAAGGCTAAACCCTATGAcctacccgatgatggtgatcggatgatacatcgagtagatgttgagatgaGAGATCAGTCTCAACTACCTGTAGCAAAGGAAGGGGagctagaggaaaggttcaatactgcacttgacatccaactggaggcgcttgcagagcgtatggccaagcaTAAAGATCCACCTCCTAAGattttgccaccacacgaacttcaagaggaatctgccaaggaggcagctcggctggagaatgaggttaaggaggctatcaaggagattgggtttgagattctcaggagtggagtgtgtttagatcctgagctgcgaatcgagGAAAAGTTGGAGGATCCTGGCTCCTTTACTTTGCCATCCTCGATAGGACTCCAGATTTTCAAGAATTGCttgtgcgaccttggagcttcagttagcgTTATGCCgctgtcagttgccaacaagatgggattcatcaattttaaaccgagtagtctgtatttggttctagctgatagaacagtcAGACATCCTATTGGAATCCTGGGAaatttgcctctcaggattggaagggtggaagtccctactgatttcatgattcttgatatggataaggaaccagacgacccactgatcctaggaagaccattcttggcaacagtaggagcTGTGATTGAAGTGAAGCAAGGAAAGATCAGAATAGAGCATGgtgagcacttcaagatggagtttgatgtgaagaaggggattaagaggccaaccattgatggtcaagctttttccactaagacaaagGAGAGAAAAGTCAAAAATTTTGAGgaagtcaacaccacatttgccttgGAACCTGGACAGAACCTAGAGAATTagttgaaccagcctgctacagtggagaggattctaAAACCTCTTCCTAAAAGATCccatgcttaaagagcatgaagagtcaagcttagtgactttaaacaagctcacttgggaggaagtcccaaaggtatcttttattctattttaattttgatttatttgatttaacttattttctatttttgcatgtttatttttttttattttaaaaaaaaagaaaagtgtaaaAAGGAAATTGGAGAACCCGAGgctcaacccgacaccgtactcgacgcgcctgatcgtgtccctgctcgggtggcgagtggagtccgaattccacaagaaAGCCCACTCTCGATGAAGCCCAAAACCCTAGCCCTACTCTATTTAAGGGTTTAGAAACCCTTCTCCCTCAGCATCACCGATAAGTCTTCTCTCAACCCTAGAGCTTTTAGCTTCCATaatttctattctctctcaatctcGAGCTTTATTCAATT from Camelina sativa cultivar DH55 chromosome 2, Cs, whole genome shotgun sequence includes the following:
- the LOC104719950 gene encoding arginase 1, mitochondrial-like isoform X1 codes for the protein MSRIIGKRGIHHFHRLNSASFTTVSASSIEKGQNRVIDASLTLIRERARLKGELVRLLGGAKAATSLLGVPLGHNSSFLQGPAFAPPRIREAIWCGSTNSATEEGKDLKDPRVLTDVGDVPVQEIRDCGVDDDRLMNVISESVKLVMEEEPLRPLVLGGDHSISYPVVRAVSEKLGWPVDILHLDAHPDIYDCFEGNKYSHASSFARIMEGGYVRRLLQVGIRSINQEGREQGKRFGVEQYEMRTFSRDRPMLENLKLGEGVKGVYISIDVDCLDPAFAPGVSHIEPGGLSFRDVLNILHNLQADVVGADVVEFNPQRDTVDGMTAMVAAKLVRELAAKISK